A stretch of the Actinomyces faecalis genome encodes the following:
- a CDS encoding ABC transporter ATP-binding protein, whose translation MSRSTKNAPVFESDALPDPGSTAPLLEVTDLHVSFPSEDGRVNAVRGVNLSVARGEVLALVGESGSGKSVTSTAVMGLLDESAQISGSVRLHGTELLGRDDGYMSRIRGSQVAMVFQDPLSALTPVYTVGNQIVEALKVHNAGMSDADAHVRAVELLDLVGIPNADVRAKAYPHEFSGGMRQRAVIAIAIANNPDLIIADEPTTALDVTIQAQILDVLRTAQEETGAGVIMITHDLGVVAGMADRVSVMYAGRIVETGDVDDIFYRSRMPYTIGLLGSLPRLDAKKDSALATLEGNPPSLLEMPTGCPFAPRCPMAAPECHEGEPALTLVREGTTDASGEEAAGPQYSACRRFEVIEEGGLDYTDIYPVPSLKTPDSLNLPHSERAEVLRVTEMVKEFPLMKGAVFKRRVGTVHAVDGVSFDIREGETLAIVGESGCGKTTTLMEVLGLQAPQSGKIVVLGKDTGELSRSQRKEVRQDLQIVFQDPMASLDPRLPIFDILAEPLRANGWKKDDIAPRVEELMGLVGLEPSHANRYPRNFSGGQRQRIGIARALALQPRLLVLDEPVSALDVSIQAGVINLLDELRATMGLGYLFVAHDLSVVRHIADRVAVMYLGKIVEVGDVDAIFDAPAHPYTQALLSAIPIPDPAKERTRSRILLQGDMPSPASPPSGCRFRTRCPKFASVLSEDQRLACLGEMPGFTPQGEDHEVACYYPEQTAVF comes from the coding sequence ATGAGCCGCTCCACCAAGAACGCTCCCGTCTTCGAGTCTGACGCTCTGCCCGACCCGGGCTCCACGGCTCCTCTGCTCGAGGTCACCGATCTTCACGTCTCCTTCCCCTCCGAGGACGGGCGAGTCAACGCTGTGCGTGGCGTCAACCTGTCCGTGGCCCGTGGTGAGGTCCTCGCGCTGGTCGGTGAGTCGGGATCGGGCAAGTCCGTGACCTCCACGGCCGTCATGGGCCTGCTGGACGAGTCTGCACAGATCTCCGGCTCCGTCAGGCTGCACGGCACTGAGCTGCTCGGACGCGACGACGGCTACATGTCCAGGATCCGAGGCTCGCAGGTCGCCATGGTCTTCCAGGACCCGTTGTCGGCGCTCACTCCTGTCTACACGGTGGGTAACCAGATCGTCGAGGCCCTCAAGGTCCACAACGCCGGCATGTCCGACGCCGACGCCCACGTCCGCGCCGTGGAGCTGCTGGACCTGGTCGGCATCCCCAACGCGGACGTACGAGCCAAGGCCTACCCCCACGAGTTCTCCGGCGGTATGCGCCAGCGTGCCGTCATCGCGATCGCGATCGCCAACAACCCGGACCTCATCATCGCCGACGAGCCCACCACCGCCCTGGACGTGACGATCCAGGCCCAGATCCTCGACGTGCTGCGCACCGCCCAGGAGGAGACGGGCGCCGGCGTCATTATGATCACCCACGACCTGGGCGTCGTGGCCGGCATGGCTGACCGGGTCTCGGTGATGTACGCCGGCCGTATCGTGGAGACCGGTGACGTCGACGACATCTTCTACCGCTCGCGTATGCCCTACACCATCGGCCTGCTCGGGTCGCTGCCCCGCCTGGACGCGAAGAAGGACTCTGCGCTGGCCACCCTGGAGGGCAACCCTCCCTCCCTGCTGGAGATGCCCACCGGCTGCCCCTTCGCGCCGCGCTGTCCCATGGCGGCCCCGGAGTGCCACGAGGGCGAGCCCGCTCTGACGCTGGTGCGTGAGGGGACCACGGACGCCTCGGGCGAGGAGGCAGCCGGGCCGCAGTACTCGGCGTGCCGCCGCTTCGAGGTTATCGAGGAGGGTGGGCTGGACTACACCGACATCTACCCGGTTCCCTCCCTCAAGACTCCTGACTCGCTCAACCTCCCCCACTCTGAGCGCGCTGAGGTGCTGCGCGTGACGGAGATGGTCAAGGAGTTCCCGCTCATGAAGGGCGCTGTGTTCAAGCGCCGCGTGGGCACCGTCCACGCCGTCGACGGCGTCTCCTTCGACATCCGCGAGGGGGAGACCCTCGCCATCGTGGGTGAGTCGGGCTGCGGCAAGACGACGACCCTCATGGAGGTCCTGGGGCTGCAGGCCCCGCAGTCCGGCAAGATCGTCGTGCTGGGCAAGGACACCGGTGAGCTGAGCCGCTCCCAGCGCAAGGAGGTGCGTCAGGACCTGCAGATCGTCTTCCAGGACCCGATGGCCTCGCTCGACCCGCGTCTGCCGATCTTCGACATCCTTGCTGAGCCGCTGCGAGCCAACGGCTGGAAGAAGGACGACATCGCCCCTCGGGTCGAGGAGCTGATGGGGCTGGTCGGCCTGGAGCCGAGCCACGCCAACCGGTACCCGCGCAACTTCTCCGGTGGTCAGCGCCAGCGCATCGGTATCGCCCGCGCCCTCGCGCTCCAGCCGAGGCTGCTCGTGCTGGACGAGCCCGTCTCCGCGCTGGACGTGTCCATCCAGGCCGGCGTCATCAACCTGCTTGACGAGCTGCGGGCCACGATGGGGCTGGGCTACCTCTTCGTCGCTCACGACCTGTCCGTGGTGCGTCACATCGCCGACCGTGTGGCGGTGATGTACCTGGGCAAGATCGTCGAGGTCGGTGACGTGGACGCGATCTTCGACGCTCCTGCTCACCCTTACACCCAGGCGCTCCTCTCGGCTATCCCGATCCCGGACCCTGCTAAGGAGCGCACGCGTAGCCGGATCCTGCTGCAGGGTGACATGCCGAGCCCGGCCAGCCCTCCCAGCGGCTGCCGCTTCCGCACGCGCTGCCCCAAGTTCGCCAGCGTCCTCAGCGAGGACCAGCGTCTGGCCTGTCTGGGGGAGATGCCGGGATTTACTCCGCAGGGAGAGGATCACGAGGTCGCCTGCTACTACCCGGAGCAGACGGCGGTGTTCTGA
- a CDS encoding NUDIX hydrolase yields MAVRSFSLVPAAYVYLLRADATGRPQVLLQLRRGTGYMDGYWACGVAGHVEDGESVLTTAVREAAEEVGVVVDLAELRPLTATHRSNDVGGAPLEQRVDFFFTLRHWSGQPQVRESEKNAGLSWWPLDALPEKVPPHERAVLSLLAAELDGGPQVPAVTVFGFVGEEIDRYVTARDHGPAQG; encoded by the coding sequence ATGGCCGTCCGCTCCTTCTCCCTCGTCCCTGCCGCCTACGTCTACCTGCTACGCGCTGACGCCACCGGACGTCCCCAGGTCCTCCTCCAGCTACGCCGCGGCACCGGGTACATGGACGGGTACTGGGCCTGTGGCGTGGCCGGGCACGTCGAGGACGGCGAGAGCGTCCTGACCACGGCGGTGCGTGAGGCGGCGGAGGAGGTGGGCGTCGTCGTCGACCTGGCGGAGCTACGGCCGCTGACGGCGACGCACCGGTCCAACGACGTCGGAGGCGCACCCCTGGAGCAGCGGGTGGACTTCTTCTTCACCCTGCGGCACTGGTCCGGCCAGCCGCAGGTGCGTGAGAGCGAGAAGAACGCGGGGCTGTCCTGGTGGCCCCTGGACGCCCTGCCCGAGAAGGTGCCGCCCCACGAGCGGGCGGTCCTCAGCCTCCTGGCGGCCGAGCTCGACGGCGGGCCCCAGGTCCCGGCCGTGACGGTCTTCGGATTCGTCGGCGAGGAGATCGACCGCTACGTCACGGCCCGCGACCACGGACCGGCTCAGGGCTGA
- a CDS encoding ABC transporter permease — translation MLPYLARRIANYALLLFLATSLAYILASVSLDPINNWNREDPTLNWDAIRANLIEYNISSEVPVWDRYVTWLHSIVTSWDWGVTPKGESVNGLISTKIGASIRLVFAGAAIGMTGGVALGAWTATRQYKFSDRAVSLIAMVIISTPAMVIAILLQVLAVQINRSTGYQIFEFTGEGSGFAGRLQHLVLPTLSMSLGGLASYSRYQRNLMLDTLGADYVRTARAKGLVKRKAVTRHALRTALIPMATYFAFALAGLFTGAAITERVYGWHGMGEYSVNSIAGYDINGAVAVVAFSGLCTLTGALLSDVFVAVVDPRVRVS, via the coding sequence ATGCTCCCCTACCTTGCGCGTAGGATCGCGAACTACGCACTTCTGCTGTTCCTCGCGACCTCGCTGGCCTACATCCTGGCCTCGGTGTCTCTGGACCCGATCAACAACTGGAACCGCGAGGACCCCACCCTCAACTGGGACGCCATCCGCGCCAACCTGATCGAGTACAACATCAGCTCCGAGGTCCCGGTGTGGGACCGGTACGTCACCTGGCTCCACTCGATCGTCACCTCCTGGGACTGGGGAGTGACCCCGAAGGGTGAGTCGGTCAACGGGCTGATCAGCACCAAGATCGGTGCCTCGATCCGACTGGTCTTCGCCGGTGCGGCGATCGGCATGACCGGTGGCGTGGCCCTGGGCGCGTGGACGGCGACCCGCCAGTACAAGTTCTCTGACCGGGCGGTCTCCCTGATCGCGATGGTCATCATCTCGACCCCGGCCATGGTGATCGCTATCCTCCTGCAGGTGCTCGCGGTCCAGATCAACCGTTCCACCGGCTACCAGATCTTTGAGTTCACCGGTGAGGGCAGCGGCTTCGCCGGGCGCCTGCAGCACCTGGTGCTGCCGACCCTGTCGATGTCCCTGGGCGGACTGGCCTCCTACTCCCGCTACCAGCGCAACCTCATGCTGGACACCCTCGGTGCCGACTACGTGCGCACCGCGCGCGCCAAGGGCCTGGTCAAGCGCAAGGCCGTCACCCGGCACGCTCTGCGTACCGCCCTGATCCCGATGGCCACCTACTTCGCCTTCGCCCTGGCCGGGCTGTTCACGGGAGCCGCGATCACCGAGCGCGTCTACGGCTGGCACGGCATGGGTGAGTACTCGGTCAACTCCATCGCCGGTTACGACATCAACGGTGCTGTCGCGGTCGTCGCCTTCTCCGGCCTGTGCACCCTGACCGGTGCCTTGCTGTCGGACGTCTTCGTCGCTGTCGTCGACCCCCGAGTGAGGGTGAGCTGA
- a CDS encoding alpha/beta fold hydrolase, which translates to MRTETTYLVARDGKRLFVRAWLPDDVAPFVLQAGSERASSRTAQPRAVIQLEHGMAEHSGRYERFASAATQAGYVVVADDHRGHGGTIDAPDEQGHTDDNDGWDLVLSDLSVVREAIDAAWPSAPVVLLGHSWGSMLVRGWVASQGEQSRLAGLIAMGTMASPGLLGPIGTRLARAEARLRGPRHPSALLEKQAFAANNKPFAPVRTDYDWLSRDQAEVDRYVEDPLSGQRCTASFYRDLTRGAVAVNRPQAFAAVPRGLPVLVVSGDHDPVGGMGRGVRRVATDLRRAGVRDVTLRLYPEARHELLNETNRDEVTSDLLRWIGRLV; encoded by the coding sequence ATGAGGACCGAGACGACCTACCTGGTGGCGCGTGATGGCAAGCGGCTGTTCGTCCGTGCCTGGCTCCCCGACGACGTCGCCCCCTTCGTCCTGCAGGCGGGCTCGGAACGGGCCTCGTCGAGGACGGCACAGCCTCGTGCGGTCATTCAGCTTGAGCACGGGATGGCGGAGCACTCCGGTCGGTACGAGCGCTTCGCGTCTGCCGCGACGCAGGCTGGCTACGTGGTCGTGGCCGACGACCACCGCGGGCACGGAGGCACGATCGACGCCCCTGACGAGCAGGGGCACACCGACGACAACGACGGGTGGGACCTCGTTCTCAGCGACCTCAGCGTGGTCCGCGAGGCGATCGACGCCGCCTGGCCCTCGGCGCCGGTGGTCCTCCTGGGCCACTCCTGGGGGTCGATGCTCGTGCGCGGCTGGGTCGCCTCTCAGGGTGAGCAGTCGCGTCTGGCGGGGCTGATTGCCATGGGCACGATGGCCAGCCCAGGCCTGCTGGGCCCGATCGGTACGCGGCTGGCTCGTGCCGAGGCGAGGCTGCGCGGTCCTCGTCACCCCTCCGCCCTGCTTGAGAAGCAGGCCTTTGCCGCCAACAACAAGCCCTTTGCGCCGGTGCGCACGGACTACGACTGGCTCAGCCGGGACCAGGCCGAGGTCGACCGCTACGTTGAGGACCCGTTGAGCGGCCAGCGCTGCACGGCCTCCTTCTACCGGGACCTGACTCGTGGGGCGGTCGCCGTCAACCGGCCGCAGGCTTTCGCGGCTGTCCCGCGTGGGCTGCCGGTGCTCGTGGTCTCTGGTGACCACGACCCGGTCGGGGGTATGGGACGGGGCGTGCGCCGGGTCGCGACCGACCTGCGTCGTGCGGGCGTGAGGGACGTCACCCTGCGTCTGTACCCTGAGGCGCGGCACGAGCTGCTCAATGAGACCAACCGTGATGAGGTCACGAGTGACCTGCTTCGGTGGATCGGTCGTCTGGTCTGA
- a CDS encoding LLM class flavin-dependent oxidoreductase produces the protein MPDTASSPVLSVLDLVPVSAGRTRRDALQEMVALARAAEDCGYHRYWLAEHHGSITFLASATAVLMGQVLASTNRIKVGSGGVMLPNHAPLVVAEQIGTLATLYPDRVSLGLGRAPGTDPLTASALRRRAADPRSFAQEVLEVLSYLGPAQDAAMVPGSLANFVPSSSVGPQGQEGDDAGSGRSAAHARPGSSPLTRVRAVPGEGVEVEPWILGSSVNGARVAGTLGLPFAVASHFVPAQAEPAIVTYRSVFDAQAPTSHAGAARAGASVNVMVAPTRQEAEDLFTTAMAASARIIGGRPAPLDPPTTDHQAWRELAGGRQAAVEQAMGLSYVGTPEEVADGLRGLADRWRLEEIFVVTYAHDAAARRRSYELLGQAWSAVSAR, from the coding sequence ATGCCTGACACTGCGTCCTCTCCCGTGCTGTCGGTGCTGGACCTCGTCCCTGTCTCTGCAGGCCGCACACGGCGTGACGCCCTGCAGGAGATGGTTGCGCTCGCCCGCGCCGCCGAGGACTGCGGCTACCACCGATACTGGCTGGCGGAGCACCACGGGTCCATCACCTTCCTCGCCTCGGCCACGGCCGTCCTCATGGGGCAGGTCCTGGCCTCGACCAACCGGATCAAGGTCGGTTCCGGGGGTGTCATGCTCCCCAACCACGCCCCACTGGTGGTCGCTGAGCAGATCGGGACCCTGGCGACCCTGTACCCAGACCGCGTCAGCCTCGGGCTGGGGCGGGCACCGGGCACGGACCCGCTGACGGCCTCGGCGCTGCGCCGTCGCGCGGCTGACCCGCGCAGCTTCGCCCAGGAGGTCCTGGAGGTCCTGTCCTATCTGGGGCCGGCGCAGGACGCGGCTATGGTCCCAGGGTCGCTGGCGAACTTCGTGCCGTCCTCGTCGGTGGGTCCCCAGGGCCAGGAGGGCGACGACGCAGGCTCGGGCCGGTCCGCCGCTCACGCTCGACCGGGCTCCTCGCCGCTGACGCGCGTACGTGCCGTCCCGGGTGAGGGTGTCGAGGTCGAGCCCTGGATCCTGGGGTCCTCGGTCAACGGGGCGCGGGTGGCCGGCACGCTCGGGCTGCCCTTCGCGGTCGCCTCGCACTTCGTGCCCGCGCAGGCGGAGCCGGCGATCGTCACCTACCGCTCCGTCTTTGACGCCCAGGCTCCGACCTCGCACGCGGGTGCTGCGCGGGCCGGCGCCTCGGTCAACGTCATGGTGGCCCCGACCCGCCAGGAGGCGGAGGACCTGTTTACCACCGCGATGGCAGCCTCGGCGCGCATCATCGGAGGCAGGCCGGCTCCTCTTGACCCGCCGACGACGGACCACCAGGCCTGGCGCGAGCTCGCTGGCGGACGTCAGGCGGCGGTCGAGCAGGCGATGGGGCTGTCCTACGTCGGCACTCCCGAGGAGGTGGCTGACGGCCTGCGTGGTCTGGCGGACCGTTGGAGGCTGGAGGAGATCTTCGTGGTCACCTACGCCCACGACGCTGCGGCCCGTCGGCGTTCCTACGAGCTCCTCGGTCAGGCCTGGTCCGCCGTCTCGGCCCGCTAA
- a CDS encoding patatin-like phospholipase family protein, producing MCAQPLSVPARPVPFGQPGHAPAPVSRQVEDVALVFEGGGMRGAYTAALVQVMLEAGLAFPWVGGISAGATHTVNMVSRDLWRTREAFVRLTTDPQAGGWGSFARRQGYFNSEHIYQHTARPDESIPCDLPAFTASTSQVRIGAFRCDTGEEVYWGAEDMATLEALTTRCQASSSMPVLMPTVSIDGVPYLDGALGPTGGFATDAAAASGYERLLVVSTRPAGYRKPEQKRPGAFRRLFRRYPAVAEAIINRPASYNRTMDELEQGRREGRVYLYQPTRMPIENGELRYDRVVSAYEAGLAQARNELPRIMGFLGL from the coding sequence ATGTGCGCTCAGCCCTTGTCCGTCCCTGCCCGCCCTGTCCCCTTCGGCCAGCCCGGCCACGCGCCTGCGCCTGTCTCCCGGCAGGTCGAGGACGTGGCCCTGGTCTTCGAGGGCGGCGGCATGCGTGGGGCCTACACCGCTGCACTGGTCCAGGTCATGCTGGAGGCGGGGCTCGCCTTCCCCTGGGTCGGTGGGATCTCGGCGGGGGCGACCCACACCGTCAACATGGTCTCCCGTGACCTGTGGCGCACGCGCGAGGCCTTCGTGCGGCTGACCACGGACCCGCAGGCCGGCGGCTGGGGCAGCTTCGCCAGGCGTCAGGGCTACTTCAACTCCGAGCACATCTACCAGCACACGGCCCGGCCGGATGAGTCCATCCCCTGTGACCTGCCGGCCTTCACCGCCTCGACCTCCCAGGTGCGTATCGGGGCCTTCCGTTGCGACACCGGGGAGGAGGTCTACTGGGGAGCGGAGGACATGGCGACGCTGGAGGCGCTGACGACCCGCTGCCAGGCCTCCTCGTCCATGCCCGTGCTCATGCCGACCGTCTCCATCGACGGCGTGCCCTACCTCGACGGCGCGCTGGGCCCCACCGGGGGCTTTGCCACCGACGCCGCGGCAGCCTCCGGCTACGAGCGCCTGCTCGTGGTCTCGACCCGGCCTGCGGGGTACCGCAAGCCGGAGCAGAAGCGGCCGGGTGCCTTCCGGCGCCTGTTCCGTCGCTACCCTGCGGTGGCGGAGGCCATCATCAACCGTCCGGCGAGCTACAACCGCACCATGGACGAGCTGGAGCAGGGGCGCCGTGAGGGACGCGTCTACCTCTACCAGCCCACGCGCATGCCGATCGAGAACGGCGAGCTGCGCTACGACCGGGTGGTCTCGGCCTACGAGGCCGGCCTGGCCCAGGCGCGCAACGAGCTGCCGAGGATCATGGGCTTCCTGGGGCTGTGA
- a CDS encoding NADH:flavin oxidoreductase/NADH oxidase, whose product MNGMSDPLLLEPLSLRHRQARNRLVLPPMCMYCVEAGDGRPTDFHVLHYGTRAAGGFGTVIVEATAVTANGRLSPADLGLWEDSQVPAHRRVVDAIHAGGALAGVQLGHGGRKAGTPPWRPAADGTATGRAATLEGWDLVAPSADPYPGHATPREMSLEEVRETIAAFASAARHAVEAGYDLVELHGAHGYLIHQFLSPLSNHRTDAYGGSPEGRSRLALETVAAVREAVGPDTVIGIRLSATDWAEGGLTSADTAELSRQLVAQGADVLHVSTSGNVPARFPVGPGYQVRFAAEVKQAVAGMTTPGGSAPVVIAVGLIENGPQAEQVVMTGQADAVAVGRYALRDPYAPLRWAHELGVNEWDRAGFPLPYWRGAWR is encoded by the coding sequence GTGAACGGCATGAGTGACCCCCTCCTGCTTGAGCCTCTGTCCCTTCGTCACCGCCAGGCCCGCAACCGCCTGGTGCTGCCCCCGATGTGCATGTACTGCGTCGAGGCGGGCGACGGGCGCCCCACCGACTTCCACGTCCTGCACTACGGGACGCGGGCAGCCGGAGGCTTCGGTACCGTCATCGTCGAGGCCACGGCGGTCACCGCCAACGGCCGCCTGTCCCCGGCTGACCTCGGCCTGTGGGAGGACTCGCAGGTCCCTGCCCACCGCAGGGTCGTGGACGCGATCCACGCCGGCGGCGCCCTGGCCGGCGTCCAGCTCGGTCACGGCGGGCGCAAGGCTGGCACACCACCGTGGCGTCCTGCCGCTGACGGCACCGCCACCGGCCGCGCAGCCACCCTGGAGGGCTGGGACCTCGTGGCGCCGAGCGCCGACCCCTACCCCGGTCACGCCACCCCGCGCGAGATGAGCCTGGAGGAGGTCCGCGAGACGATCGCCGCCTTCGCCTCCGCAGCCCGCCATGCCGTCGAGGCCGGGTACGACCTCGTCGAGCTGCACGGCGCCCACGGCTACCTCATCCACCAGTTCCTCTCGCCCCTGTCCAACCACCGCACTGACGCCTACGGCGGCTCGCCCGAGGGCCGGAGCCGGCTGGCCCTGGAGACCGTGGCCGCCGTGCGCGAGGCAGTAGGCCCGGACACGGTCATCGGGATCCGCCTGTCCGCCACGGACTGGGCCGAGGGCGGGCTGACCAGCGCGGACACGGCCGAGCTCTCCCGCCAGCTCGTGGCCCAGGGCGCTGACGTCCTGCACGTCTCGACCTCGGGCAACGTACCGGCCCGCTTCCCGGTCGGACCGGGCTACCAGGTGCGCTTCGCCGCTGAGGTCAAGCAGGCCGTGGCAGGGATGACGACGCCGGGCGGCAGCGCGCCGGTCGTCATCGCCGTCGGGCTCATCGAGAACGGTCCCCAGGCCGAGCAGGTGGTCATGACGGGCCAGGCCGACGCCGTCGCCGTGGGCCGCTACGCGCTGAGGGATCCCTACGCCCCGTTGCGCTGGGCCCACGAGCTCGGCGTCAACGAGTGGGACAGGGCCGGCTTCCCGCTGCCCTACTGGCGCGGGGCCTGGCGCTGA
- a CDS encoding ABC transporter permease, which yields MSEAEAGDLRETNPAESKRLTRGQITLRRFLRNKSAVAGAVGFVLVALFAVFGSYIGKWAYTDVDSSSFLSAPSAEHWFGTTQGGRDVFAMVVEGTRKSMMIGVCVALLQTSIAALIGSSAAYFGGWWEKVALWFTDLLLVVPSFLIIAILSQRAGAAKGSIALFIVLLAGFGWMLTARVVRSLTLSVKDLDYVNAARFMNVPSSRIILRHIIPNIASLLIVDATVNVAYAVISETTLSYFGFGVQAPNTSLGTLIAEGQRSATTYPWIFLAPAAVLVIMLVCVNFMGDGLRDAIDPSSKSGGKA from the coding sequence ATGAGTGAGGCTGAGGCAGGCGACCTGCGTGAGACCAATCCCGCTGAGTCCAAGCGCCTGACCCGCGGGCAGATCACCCTGCGCCGCTTCCTGCGTAACAAGTCCGCTGTGGCCGGGGCTGTTGGCTTCGTCCTGGTCGCGCTGTTCGCCGTCTTCGGCAGCTACATCGGCAAGTGGGCCTACACCGACGTCGACTCCTCGTCCTTCCTGTCGGCACCCAGTGCCGAGCACTGGTTCGGCACCACCCAGGGCGGCCGGGACGTCTTCGCGATGGTGGTGGAGGGAACGCGCAAGTCGATGATGATCGGTGTGTGCGTGGCCCTGCTCCAGACCTCGATCGCCGCGCTCATCGGGTCCTCGGCTGCCTACTTCGGCGGCTGGTGGGAGAAGGTCGCGCTGTGGTTCACCGACCTGCTGCTGGTCGTGCCCTCCTTCCTCATCATCGCCATCCTGTCCCAGCGGGCAGGGGCGGCCAAGGGCTCGATCGCGCTGTTCATCGTCCTGCTGGCCGGGTTCGGGTGGATGCTGACGGCCCGCGTGGTCCGCTCGCTGACGCTGAGCGTCAAGGACCTGGACTACGTCAACGCCGCCAGGTTCATGAACGTTCCCAGCTCGCGGATCATCCTGCGCCACATCATCCCCAACATCGCTTCGCTGCTCATCGTGGACGCCACCGTCAACGTCGCCTACGCGGTCATCAGTGAGACGACGCTGTCCTACTTCGGCTTCGGGGTCCAGGCGCCCAACACCTCGCTGGGCACGCTGATCGCCGAGGGCCAGCGCTCGGCCACGACCTATCCCTGGATCTTCCTGGCTCCGGCCGCCGTCCTGGTCATTATGCTCGTGTGCGTGAACTTCATGGGTGACGGCCTGCGTGACGCCATCGATCCCTCGTCCAAGTCCGGAGGCAAGGCATGA
- a CDS encoding YchJ family protein, with the protein MSPERVLRAGAGAAEPCPCGSGRAFGQCCQALLDGESAPSAEALMRSRYTAFALGDEDHLFRTWWPRTRPEGPYCHPGTRWTGLEVEETVGGGSQAVDGEEAVVTFTASFLTSDLRGRVVADQMRERSTFRKRAGRWFYVDGQAL; encoded by the coding sequence GTGAGTCCTGAGCGTGTGCTGCGCGCCGGGGCCGGGGCGGCAGAGCCCTGCCCCTGCGGCAGCGGCCGGGCATTCGGGCAGTGCTGTCAGGCCCTGCTCGACGGCGAGAGCGCACCCAGTGCCGAGGCGCTCATGCGATCGCGCTACACCGCCTTCGCCCTGGGCGACGAGGACCACCTCTTCCGGACCTGGTGGCCGCGCACCAGGCCAGAGGGCCCCTACTGCCACCCTGGTACGCGGTGGACCGGGCTGGAGGTCGAGGAGACCGTTGGCGGTGGGAGCCAGGCAGTCGACGGCGAGGAGGCCGTCGTGACCTTCACGGCGAGCTTCCTGACCTCTGACCTCAGGGGCCGGGTCGTGGCGGACCAGATGCGCGAGCGCTCGACCTTCCGTAAGCGTGCCGGACGCTGGTTCTACGTCGACGGCCAGGCGCTGTGA
- a CDS encoding biotin transporter BioY yields MSTDQTSSSLTRCAGTAQGGLGVRTQTRLRTILAEVTQVLAGTVAIALIGQVALPLPFTPVPVTLGTLAVLGVGSVLGSRRALASVALFVLAACLGVPVLAGWGSGVTASFGYVLGYGLAAVVAGRGTTSKGDDGQWVTPTASLDGLARRAVLMLVASALVYVPGVLWLKVATGAAWGAAFSMGVAPFVVGDVLKSLVAALVPARRR; encoded by the coding sequence ATGAGTACAGATCAGACTTCTTCCTCCCTGACGCGTTGTGCTGGAACGGCTCAAGGTGGGCTGGGGGTGCGTACGCAGACGCGCCTGCGTACGATCCTGGCCGAGGTGACCCAGGTCCTCGCGGGGACGGTGGCCATCGCCCTGATCGGCCAGGTCGCGCTGCCGCTGCCCTTCACTCCCGTGCCGGTCACGCTCGGCACCTTGGCGGTGCTCGGGGTGGGCAGCGTGCTCGGCTCACGACGGGCCCTGGCCTCGGTCGCGCTCTTCGTGCTGGCGGCCTGCCTCGGCGTGCCGGTGCTGGCGGGGTGGGGCAGCGGCGTGACCGCCTCCTTCGGGTACGTCCTGGGCTACGGGCTGGCGGCCGTCGTCGCCGGTCGCGGTACGACCTCCAAGGGCGACGACGGCCAGTGGGTGACGCCCACGGCCAGCCTGGACGGGCTGGCGCGTCGTGCGGTGCTTATGCTCGTCGCCTCCGCGCTCGTCTACGTCCCGGGCGTGCTGTGGCTCAAGGTGGCTACCGGTGCGGCGTGGGGTGCCGCGTTCTCGATGGGTGTCGCGCCCTTCGTCGTCGGCGACGTCCTCAAGTCCCTCGTCGCCGCACTGGTTCCGGCGCGACGCCGGTGA